One Pectobacterium polaris DNA window includes the following coding sequences:
- a CDS encoding class II fructose-bisphosphate aldolase, with amino-acid sequence MYAAMKALIDDAYQQQYAVLAINCFNLETARAAIAAAEQQRAPLILNVYQGHCAHFPPHLAVPLVNALAEQATVPVALSLDHGTAFSLIGQAFRAGFTGLMIDASSHPLAENILRTQQVVTIAATVGVCVEGELGHIADAPVYDQEDAAVKMTQVEDVAPFIHQTGIDLLAVSVGTAHGIYPPGVTPQIDFERLEALHQASTVPLALHGGSGTKADDIRRVSRHGVAKINVGAAVFEAGKTALQQALHQHPTTELSDLLATMESACRDVVADYLSWSGSANQV; translated from the coding sequence ATGTATGCCGCAATGAAAGCCCTCATTGATGACGCGTATCAACAGCAGTATGCCGTGCTCGCCATCAACTGTTTCAATCTAGAGACCGCCCGTGCGGCCATTGCCGCCGCCGAGCAACAGCGTGCGCCGCTGATTCTTAATGTGTATCAGGGTCACTGCGCACACTTTCCTCCGCATCTCGCGGTGCCGCTGGTCAACGCGCTGGCCGAGCAGGCCACCGTTCCGGTGGCGCTCAGTCTGGATCACGGCACAGCTTTCAGCCTGATTGGGCAGGCGTTCCGCGCAGGTTTTACCGGGCTGATGATCGATGCCTCCAGCCACCCGCTGGCAGAAAACATCCTGCGCACCCAGCAGGTGGTGACCATCGCGGCGACCGTAGGCGTCTGTGTGGAAGGCGAGCTTGGGCATATCGCCGACGCCCCCGTCTACGACCAAGAGGATGCCGCGGTGAAAATGACGCAGGTGGAAGACGTCGCTCCCTTTATCCACCAAACCGGTATCGACCTGCTTGCCGTGTCGGTCGGCACCGCTCACGGCATTTATCCACCGGGGGTGACGCCACAGATTGATTTTGAGCGTCTCGAAGCCCTGCATCAGGCATCGACCGTACCGCTGGCGCTGCACGGCGGTAGCGGAACCAAGGCCGACGACATTCGCCGCGTGAGCCGACACGGTGTCGCAAAAATCAACGTCGGCGCGGCCGTTTTTGAGGCTGGCAAAACCGCGTTGCAGCAGGCGCTACATCAGCACCCAACGACAGAGCTGTCCGACCTGCTGGCAACGATGGAATCCGCCTGCCGCGATGTGGTCGCCGATTATCTCAGTTGGTCAGGTTCCGCCAACCAAGTCTGA
- a CDS encoding PTS fructose transporter subunit IIC, with protein MNTRKITVGQEIKRHLLTGISWMIPLIVAAGICIALGQVIGGPDVGKQTGSIAWMLNQIGGWGMGLIVPLISAAIAYSIADRPGFAPGLIVGFICGQIQTGFIGGILGGFLVGYTVLLLRRYIKLPTSMQGLMPVMILPLLSTIIAGLLMMTFIGQPIVWLQKALIHLLESMQGGSKFLMGAILGAMATFDFGGPVNKTMSLFADGMLVDGIYGPEAVKFVGSMIPPFGITLSFLLTRYKYTRAEKEALKAAFPMGICMITEGVIPIAARDLFRVVASCVVASAIAGGLIMVWGVEAPVPHGGMFVVPLFTKPLMFCLALGIGTVICGVMLSLIKKRVTQADEEFDDVDDSSVRDEDIKFTLE; from the coding sequence ATGAACACCAGAAAAATCACTGTTGGACAGGAAATAAAACGGCATCTCCTTACCGGTATTTCCTGGATGATTCCGCTGATTGTCGCCGCCGGGATCTGTATTGCACTCGGTCAGGTTATCGGCGGCCCGGATGTCGGTAAGCAAACCGGCAGCATTGCGTGGATGCTCAACCAGATCGGCGGCTGGGGCATGGGGCTGATTGTGCCGCTCATCAGCGCCGCCATCGCTTACTCCATTGCCGACCGCCCCGGCTTCGCTCCCGGCCTGATCGTGGGCTTTATCTGCGGCCAGATTCAAACCGGCTTTATCGGCGGTATTCTCGGCGGCTTCTTAGTCGGCTACACCGTGCTGCTGCTGCGTCGCTACATCAAACTGCCCACCTCGATGCAGGGGCTGATGCCCGTCATGATCCTGCCGCTGCTCAGCACCATTATCGCCGGGCTGCTGATGATGACGTTTATCGGCCAGCCCATCGTCTGGCTGCAAAAAGCGCTGATTCATCTGCTGGAATCCATGCAGGGTGGTTCGAAATTCCTGATGGGCGCGATTTTGGGAGCGATGGCGACCTTCGATTTCGGCGGACCGGTGAACAAAACGATGTCGCTCTTCGCGGATGGCATGCTGGTTGACGGCATCTACGGGCCGGAAGCCGTCAAATTTGTCGGCTCAATGATTCCGCCTTTCGGCATCACGCTGTCCTTCCTGCTAACCCGCTACAAATACACCCGCGCTGAAAAAGAGGCGCTGAAAGCCGCCTTCCCGATGGGGATCTGCATGATTACCGAAGGGGTGATCCCAATTGCCGCACGCGACCTGTTCAGAGTCGTCGCCAGTTGCGTCGTCGCCTCGGCCATTGCGGGCGGGCTCATCATGGTCTGGGGCGTGGAGGCTCCCGTGCCACACGGCGGCATGTTTGTGGTTCCGCTGTTTACCAAACCGCTGATGTTCTGTCTGGCGCTCGGTATTGGCACGGTCATCTGCGGCGTGATGCTGTCGCTGATTAAGAAACGCGTCACACAGGCAGATGAAGAGTTCGACGACGTTGACGACAGCAGCGTGCGTGACGAAGACATTAAATTCACTCTCGAATAA
- a CDS encoding PTS fructose transporter subunit IIB: MNIVCVAACTAGIAHTYIAREKLIKGANALNYAIKVETQGTIGTENELTPEEIAAADVVILAIDIKITGEERFKGKPVVRVKTEVVIKSPIKFLEKVASSLAGA; this comes from the coding sequence ATGAATATTGTTTGTGTTGCCGCCTGCACGGCCGGTATTGCGCATACCTATATCGCACGCGAGAAACTCATTAAGGGTGCGAACGCCTTAAATTACGCCATTAAAGTGGAAACCCAAGGCACCATTGGCACTGAAAATGAATTAACGCCCGAGGAGATAGCCGCAGCCGATGTCGTTATTCTGGCCATCGATATCAAAATAACAGGCGAAGAACGATTTAAGGGTAAACCCGTCGTTCGAGTAAAAACGGAGGTCGTTATTAAATCTCCCATTAAATTTCTGGAAAAAGTCGCTAGTTCTTTAGCGGGTGCCTGA
- a CDS encoding PTS sugar transporter subunit IIA, whose amino-acid sequence MDINKILNANRVKLNMSATNKDEAINELTDLLYADGAITNKQDFIHDVWLREAEGSTGFENHIAIPHGKSSAVKQTTLAIGRTRQDIPWETLDGSQVRCIILFAVRLEDQNTTHIRLLSQVASALADDEVIAQLLDESDPHKIIRLFSQYAETAPVTPT is encoded by the coding sequence ATGGATATCAATAAAATACTGAATGCTAATCGTGTGAAGTTAAACATGTCCGCAACCAATAAAGACGAAGCCATTAATGAATTAACCGATCTGTTATATGCCGATGGGGCCATTACCAATAAGCAGGATTTTATTCACGACGTCTGGTTACGCGAAGCGGAAGGATCGACCGGTTTTGAAAATCATATTGCGATCCCTCATGGGAAATCCTCCGCCGTCAAACAGACCACGCTCGCGATTGGCCGCACCCGTCAGGATATTCCCTGGGAGACGCTGGACGGCAGCCAGGTTCGCTGCATTATTCTTTTTGCCGTGCGTCTGGAAGATCAGAACACGACACATATTCGCCTGCTGTCTCAGGTTGCCAGTGCACTGGCCGATGATGAGGTGATTGCTCAACTGCTCGACGAATCCGATCCCCATAAAATTATTCGGCTGTTTAGTCAGTATGCAGAAACAGCCCCTGTCACTCCGACATAA
- a CDS encoding BglG family transcription antiterminator: MMQPLTSRQNRLLKYLLQHQGYVTVRDIAHYLDVSEKTVYRDMQFVEAFLSVWNIYPDKKVGAGIMLTTDDDRHLALLEQQIVVDDGDTDALINNARRVKIASQLLSDTPHETSISKLSERYFISSASIVNDLKIIESWLHPLGLALVRSQSGTHIEGSESQVRQAMASLINDVMHHKEPGPLSHSRLDPGSYKALIHYFGEEDVSFVESLLKSMERQLSYPLGEPYYINIFTHTLIMMHRIAQGKALMMAEESVHQQVDNRIFSIAQNMVSQIELRVESTLPSDEVWFIYQYIISSGIVMEERENNQLLRYQFSNGESRRITRALTQIFSDLINIDLRTDKLLHEGLLIHIKPLLNRLKYQIHIRNPLLDDIKSEFVDIYEMTQQAMSEVCQRFQLKPVAEDEVGYLTIHFQAALERQIAHKRILVVCSSGVGTSHLLKNRILRAFPDWIIVGVISASNMQTFCQQEEIELIISTIHLEEQHIPVVYVSAFFNDDDIKRVTEKVIANQLHQAVPH, encoded by the coding sequence ATGATGCAGCCACTCACCTCCCGCCAGAACCGTTTATTGAAATATCTGTTACAACACCAGGGATATGTAACGGTTAGAGATATTGCACATTACCTGGATGTGTCGGAAAAAACGGTCTATCGTGATATGCAATTTGTTGAAGCCTTCCTTTCTGTCTGGAATATTTATCCAGACAAAAAGGTCGGTGCGGGAATCATGTTAACAACGGATGACGACCGACACCTCGCGTTGCTGGAACAGCAAATTGTCGTGGACGACGGGGACACCGATGCCCTGATCAACAATGCTCGCCGCGTCAAAATTGCCTCGCAGCTGTTAAGTGATACGCCTCATGAAACATCCATCAGCAAGCTGTCTGAGCGCTATTTTATCAGCAGCGCCTCTATCGTTAACGATCTGAAAATCATCGAAAGCTGGCTACATCCGCTGGGGCTGGCGCTGGTGCGCAGCCAGAGCGGTACACACATTGAAGGTAGTGAAAGTCAGGTGCGTCAGGCGATGGCCTCGCTCATTAATGACGTGATGCACCATAAAGAACCCGGCCCGCTTAGCCATTCTCGTCTCGACCCCGGTAGCTATAAAGCGCTGATTCATTATTTCGGTGAAGAAGACGTGTCCTTCGTCGAATCGCTGTTAAAGAGCATGGAGCGGCAGCTTTCTTATCCGCTCGGCGAGCCTTATTACATCAACATTTTCACCCATACTTTAATTATGATGCACCGGATTGCGCAGGGAAAAGCGTTAATGATGGCGGAAGAATCGGTGCATCAGCAGGTTGATAATCGCATCTTCTCCATCGCTCAAAACATGGTGAGCCAAATAGAGCTGCGGGTTGAGAGCACTCTGCCTTCTGATGAAGTCTGGTTCATTTACCAATATATTATTTCTTCGGGCATTGTGATGGAGGAGCGGGAAAATAACCAACTGCTGCGTTATCAATTCTCTAACGGTGAATCACGCAGAATCACACGCGCCTTGACGCAGATATTTTCTGATTTAATCAATATCGACCTGCGCACGGATAAGTTATTACATGAAGGATTACTTATTCACATCAAGCCATTGCTGAACCGTTTAAAATACCAAATACATATTCGCAACCCGTTATTAGACGATATAAAAAGCGAGTTTGTCGATATTTATGAAATGACGCAGCAAGCCATGAGTGAAGTCTGTCAGCGGTTCCAATTAAAACCGGTCGCTGAGGATGAAGTCGGCTATTTGACTATTCATTTTCAAGCCGCGCTGGAACGCCAAATTGCGCATAAACGTATTCTGGTGGTGTGCTCCAGCGGTGTCGGAACGTCCCATCTGTTAAAAAACCGTATTCTGCGCGCGTTTCCTGACTGGATTATTGTTGGCGTGATCTCTGCCAGTAATATGCAAACGTTTTGCCAACAGGAAGAGATTGAGCTGATTATTTCCACGATTCATCTGGAAGAGCAACACATTCCCGTCGTCTATGTTTCCGCCTTTTTTAATGACGATGACATTAAGCGCGTTACCGAAAAAGTTATCGCTAATCAATTGCATCAGGCCGTCCCTCACTGA
- a CDS encoding bacteriocin immunity protein — MTVINQNLNDYTEADFLQFVRDIVEVNSSSEEEHHTWVSHFEKIVEHPEGNGVIYYPEDDNDGTPEGIVKFVKNWRKSQDLPLFKDSK; from the coding sequence ATGACAGTAATAAACCAAAATTTGAATGATTACACGGAGGCAGATTTTCTTCAATTTGTTAGAGATATTGTTGAAGTGAATTCCTCTTCTGAAGAAGAGCATCATACATGGGTTAGTCATTTTGAAAAAATAGTAGAGCACCCAGAGGGTAATGGCGTTATTTATTATCCAGAAGATGATAATGATGGGACACCAGAAGGGATCGTTAAATTTGTAAAAAACTGGCGAAAATCTCAAGATCTTCCATTGTTTAAAGATTCAAAATAG
- a CDS encoding S-type pyocin domain-containing protein yields MPGAARINDIGSGHDCFPETPITEGSTNVIINGQPAARKGDAVLLHDCPCPNVPHGPHSRKITEGSSTVIINGKPAARIGDSISCGGVIISGSGNVIIGDTPYKSPIQECARQAALNRAPLLALTPMLTVPPVYAKSCLQDKSYIRAKTEKESVKNFGDMVLFAQPEQDDCCGYGHHTADNPHEVVQYAQAAKKKTTVSETAISSPKYSSPKRPQLEPWYKTLFDLLTATDDKPLSQAPVAKSLTGPVVAEKQKEPVASADVGLLATTGVMTQVWGEWSLGGVLSAARGVPYIGALASALYIPSAGEGSDKVPGQNEHWLEDELRRKGWAGETATTRVRFFWRPDIHGNMQVYGVHTGEGTPYEGVRVANMVWDPNIQGYSFTPSPGVDAPTITWTPEKPEGAEPISHTGSPVKPIDQPTILIYPIPEDETETTTPPFPVPDAHDFNDWILVFPDGSEIKPIYVYLQSVRDKPGTVTGKGEVLSGEGKWLEAASSGLGAPVPVQIADKLRGQKFERFDDFREAFWLAVAECPELMEPFSPANKALIKKGRSPYAVPKEQSGGRVVFEIHHKIRIVDGGGVYDIDNMSIATPRRHIVIHSKGAS; encoded by the coding sequence ATGCCAGGTGCGGCCCGTATTAATGATATCGGAAGTGGTCACGACTGCTTCCCTGAAACGCCGATAACCGAAGGCAGTACTAACGTGATCATTAATGGTCAGCCTGCTGCCCGTAAAGGCGATGCAGTTCTGCTTCACGATTGCCCCTGCCCCAATGTGCCACATGGTCCCCATTCCCGAAAAATAACCGAAGGCTCATCCACCGTGATTATTAACGGCAAGCCTGCTGCGCGTATTGGGGATAGCATCAGTTGTGGTGGTGTGATTATTTCCGGCAGTGGCAACGTTATTATTGGTGATACGCCGTATAAATCTCCGATTCAGGAATGCGCCAGACAGGCAGCGTTGAATCGTGCGCCGTTGCTGGCATTAACACCAATGCTGACCGTTCCCCCTGTTTACGCCAAATCTTGTTTACAGGATAAAAGTTATATTCGTGCAAAGACGGAAAAAGAGTCGGTCAAAAATTTCGGGGACATGGTGCTGTTTGCCCAACCAGAACAAGATGATTGCTGTGGTTATGGCCATCATACTGCGGATAATCCGCATGAAGTCGTTCAATATGCACAGGCTGCGAAGAAGAAAACCACGGTATCAGAAACGGCGATATCTTCACCTAAATATTCCTCTCCTAAACGTCCTCAGCTAGAGCCTTGGTATAAAACGCTGTTTGACTTGTTGACTGCGACGGATGACAAACCACTCTCTCAGGCACCTGTTGCCAAATCGCTTACTGGCCCCGTAGTTGCAGAGAAACAGAAAGAGCCTGTCGCCAGTGCCGATGTTGGTTTACTGGCTACGACAGGGGTTATGACACAGGTCTGGGGAGAATGGTCTCTTGGTGGTGTGCTGAGTGCGGCCAGAGGTGTGCCGTATATTGGTGCGTTAGCCTCCGCGCTCTATATTCCTTCGGCTGGGGAAGGCAGTGATAAAGTTCCGGGACAAAACGAACACTGGCTGGAAGATGAGTTACGACGAAAAGGCTGGGCAGGTGAAACAGCAACGACGCGCGTCCGCTTTTTCTGGCGTCCTGATATTCATGGCAACATGCAGGTATATGGTGTTCATACGGGTGAGGGAACACCCTATGAAGGCGTACGCGTTGCCAATATGGTATGGGACCCCAATATTCAGGGTTATAGTTTCACGCCATCACCCGGAGTGGATGCTCCAACAATCACATGGACACCAGAAAAGCCAGAAGGGGCGGAACCCATATCCCATACCGGAAGTCCGGTAAAACCCATCGATCAACCAACCATCCTGATCTATCCTATCCCTGAAGATGAAACGGAAACCACCACACCACCGTTTCCTGTGCCGGATGCGCACGATTTTAATGACTGGATCCTGGTGTTCCCTGATGGCTCAGAGATAAAACCGATCTATGTTTACCTGCAATCGGTGCGCGATAAACCCGGCACAGTGACAGGAAAAGGTGAGGTATTGAGTGGTGAAGGTAAATGGCTGGAAGCTGCCAGTTCAGGATTAGGTGCGCCAGTGCCTGTTCAGATTGCAGATAAACTGAGAGGGCAGAAATTTGAGCGTTTTGATGATTTCAGGGAAGCGTTTTGGTTAGCCGTGGCAGAGTGCCCTGAATTAATGGAGCCGTTTTCGCCTGCTAATAAGGCTCTCATTAAAAAAGGTCGCTCACCTTACGCTGTGCCGAAAGAGCAGTCTGGAGGGAGGGTTGTCTTTGAAATTCATCATAAAATACGTATAGTCGATGGTGGTGGAGTTTACGATATTGACAATATGTCAATTGCAACACCTAGAAGGCATATTGTGATCCATTCCAAGGGGGCTTCATGA
- a CDS encoding SUKH-3 domain-containing protein, giving the protein MSIEIPKSVLPLFHAAGWPRTEAQSVPPFVPEHHPASAILLAFSGLTVGECDAGEECATSDIVFGGKEGLQQDETLLEWQRILETTLILVGETHHAHGALLMDNVGVCYGMSFVDDSFWFEGASFGVAVERILLGRRGKEMRRPD; this is encoded by the coding sequence ATGTCGATTGAAATCCCCAAATCCGTACTTCCATTGTTTCACGCGGCAGGCTGGCCGCGTACTGAAGCGCAATCAGTTCCGCCGTTTGTGCCTGAGCATCATCCGGCCTCTGCCATCCTGCTCGCGTTCAGCGGGCTGACGGTTGGGGAGTGCGATGCAGGAGAAGAGTGTGCCACCAGCGATATCGTTTTTGGCGGCAAGGAAGGTTTGCAGCAGGATGAAACGCTGCTGGAATGGCAACGTATTCTGGAAACAACGTTGATTCTTGTCGGCGAAACCCATCATGCGCACGGTGCTCTGCTGATGGATAACGTGGGAGTCTGCTACGGCATGAGCTTTGTAGATGATTCATTCTGGTTTGAAGGTGCGTCTTTCGGTGTCGCCGTTGAACGTATTCTGCTTGGCCGCAGGGGGAAAGAGATGCGGCGGCCAGACTAG
- the parC gene encoding DNA topoisomerase IV subunit A: MSEMTHDGAESLALRTFTENAYLNYSMYVIMDRALPFIGDGLKPVQRRIVYAMSELGLNASAKFKKSARTVGDVLGKYHPHGDSACYEAMVLMAQPFSYRYPLVDGQGNWGAPDDPKSFAAMRYTESRLSKYAELLLSELGQGTVDYTPNFDGTMQEPKMLPARLPNILLNGTTGIAVGMATDIPPHNVREVAAAAVMLLENPKASLEELLQHVQGPDFPTEAEIITPRDEVRKLYQNGRGSVRMRAVWKKEDGDVVITALPHQVSGAKVLEQIASQMRAKKLPMVEDLRDESDHENPTRLVLVPRSNRIDMDQVMNHLFATTDLEKSYRVNMNMIGLDGRPSVKGLVEILSEWLVFRRDTVCRRLNYRLEKVLKRLHILEGLLVAFLNIDEVIHIIRTEDEPKPVLMRQFSLSETQAEAILELKLRHLAKLEEVKIRGEQGDLAKERDQLQALLASDRKLSNLIKKEIQSDAQAYGDDRRSPLRERGEAKAMSEHDFVPSEPVTIVLSEMGWVRSAKGHDIDPAGLSYKAGDSFRAAAKGKSNQPVVFIDSTGRSYALDPITLPSARGQGEPLTGKLTPPPGATIEQVLMAADDQPLLMASDAGYGFVCTFNDLVARNRAGKAIITLPDNAKALAPIEINGDDNLLMAITAAGRMLLFPVSDLPQLSKGKGNKIVSISSADFAEGKDRLTWLYLLPPQASVTLYFGKRKLVLRPNELQKYQGERGRKGTLLRGLQRIDRIEVDAPQQISTGSSEE; encoded by the coding sequence ATGAGTGAGATGACTCATGACGGCGCAGAAAGCCTTGCGCTGCGCACGTTTACCGAAAATGCATACCTAAATTATTCCATGTACGTCATCATGGACAGGGCATTGCCGTTCATTGGCGATGGCCTGAAGCCTGTGCAGCGTCGTATCGTGTATGCGATGTCCGAGCTGGGATTGAATGCCAGCGCCAAGTTTAAAAAATCTGCCCGTACCGTGGGTGACGTGCTGGGTAAATACCACCCGCACGGCGACAGCGCCTGCTATGAAGCGATGGTGCTGATGGCACAGCCGTTCTCTTATCGCTATCCGCTGGTGGATGGTCAGGGGAACTGGGGCGCGCCGGACGATCCGAAATCCTTCGCCGCCATGCGTTATACCGAATCGCGGCTGTCTAAATATGCGGAACTGCTGCTGTCCGAACTCGGGCAGGGCACGGTCGATTACACCCCGAACTTTGACGGCACGATGCAAGAGCCGAAGATGCTGCCTGCGCGTCTGCCGAATATTCTGCTGAATGGCACCACCGGGATCGCCGTCGGCATGGCCACGGACATACCGCCGCACAACGTGCGTGAAGTCGCCGCCGCCGCCGTGATGCTGCTGGAAAACCCGAAGGCCTCGCTGGAAGAGTTATTGCAGCATGTTCAAGGGCCGGATTTCCCGACGGAAGCCGAAATCATCACGCCACGCGATGAAGTGCGCAAACTCTACCAGAATGGCCGTGGTTCCGTGCGTATGCGCGCGGTGTGGAAGAAAGAAGACGGTGATGTTGTGATTACCGCGCTGCCACATCAGGTTTCCGGTGCCAAAGTGCTGGAGCAGATTGCCAGCCAGATGCGTGCGAAGAAGCTGCCGATGGTGGAAGACTTGCGTGATGAATCCGATCACGAGAATCCAACCCGTTTGGTGCTGGTGCCACGTTCAAACCGGATCGATATGGATCAGGTGATGAACCACCTGTTCGCCACGACCGATCTGGAAAAAAGCTATCGCGTTAACATGAACATGATCGGTCTGGATGGTCGTCCTAGCGTGAAAGGGCTGGTCGAGATCCTGAGCGAATGGCTGGTCTTCCGTCGTGACACCGTGTGTCGCCGCCTGAACTACCGTCTGGAAAAAGTGCTCAAGCGCCTGCATATCCTTGAAGGTTTGCTGGTCGCGTTCCTGAATATTGATGAAGTCATTCATATCATCCGCACGGAAGATGAGCCGAAGCCCGTTCTGATGCGCCAGTTCAGCCTGAGTGAAACACAGGCTGAAGCGATCCTGGAGCTGAAATTACGTCATTTGGCCAAGCTGGAAGAGGTGAAAATCCGCGGTGAGCAGGGCGATTTGGCAAAAGAGCGCGATCAGCTTCAAGCACTGTTGGCGTCAGACCGTAAGCTCAGCAACCTGATTAAGAAAGAAATTCAGTCCGATGCGCAAGCCTATGGTGACGATCGTCGTTCACCGCTGCGTGAGCGTGGCGAAGCGAAAGCGATGAGCGAGCACGACTTTGTGCCGTCCGAACCCGTTACCATTGTGCTGTCGGAAATGGGCTGGGTACGCAGCGCGAAAGGGCATGACATCGATCCTGCCGGACTGAGTTATAAAGCGGGCGATAGCTTCCGTGCCGCCGCGAAAGGCAAGAGCAATCAGCCTGTGGTGTTCATTGACTCCACCGGCCGCAGCTATGCGCTGGATCCGATCACGCTGCCTTCTGCACGCGGTCAGGGTGAGCCGCTGACGGGTAAACTCACGCCGCCGCCGGGCGCGACGATTGAACAGGTGCTGATGGCCGCAGACGATCAGCCGCTGCTGATGGCATCCGATGCGGGCTACGGCTTCGTGTGTACCTTCAACGATCTGGTCGCGCGTAACCGCGCGGGTAAAGCGATTATTACGCTGCCGGATAACGCGAAGGCGCTGGCACCGATCGAGATCAACGGCGACGATAACCTGCTGATGGCGATCACCGCCGCAGGCAGAATGCTACTGTTCCCTGTCTCCGATCTGCCACAGCTGTCGAAAGGCAAGGGCAACAAGATCGTATCTATCTCCTCGGCTGATTTTGCGGAAGGCAAAGACCGTCTGACCTGGCTGTATCTGCTGCCACCACAGGCGTCAGTCACGCTGTACTTCGGTAAGCGTAAGCTGGTGCTGCGTCCAAACGAGCTTCAGAAGTATCAGGGCGAGCGTGGACGGAAAGGCACGTTGCTGCGTGGGCTACAGCGTATCGACCGGATTGAGGTGGATGCACCGCAGCAAATTAGCACCGGCAGCAGCGAAGAATAA
- a CDS encoding 1-acylglycerol-3-phosphate O-acyltransferase encodes MLSILRFFIVIIFSILICIFGLFYCLFSPRNPRHVATFGHLFGRLSVVFGLKVEMRIPEEAAHYGNCIYIANHQNNYDMVTVSSAVQPRTVTVGKKSLLWIPFFGPLYWLTGNLLIDRENRAKAHGTIAQVVKHIKERNTSIWMFPEGTRSRGRGLMPFKTGAFHAAISADVPVVPICVSTTSNKVKLNRWNNGLVIVEMLPPIDTRAYTKEQVRELAAHCHDVMAAKIAELDAEVAAREAADKK; translated from the coding sequence ATGTTATCCATTTTGCGTTTTTTTATTGTCATTATATTTTCGATTTTGATCTGTATTTTTGGCTTGTTTTACTGCCTGTTCAGCCCTCGAAATCCCCGCCATGTCGCGACCTTCGGCCATCTTTTTGGTCGCTTGTCCGTGGTGTTTGGCCTGAAAGTAGAAATGCGGATACCGGAAGAAGCTGCGCATTACGGCAACTGCATCTATATCGCGAATCATCAGAACAACTACGATATGGTCACGGTATCTAGCGCGGTTCAGCCTCGTACCGTTACCGTAGGCAAGAAAAGCCTGCTGTGGATCCCGTTCTTCGGGCCACTGTATTGGCTGACGGGTAACTTGCTGATTGACCGTGAAAACCGCGCTAAAGCGCATGGCACCATTGCCCAGGTTGTGAAGCATATTAAAGAACGCAACACGTCTATCTGGATGTTCCCCGAAGGTACGCGCAGCCGTGGACGCGGCCTGATGCCCTTCAAAACCGGTGCCTTTCATGCTGCGATTAGCGCAGACGTGCCAGTTGTGCCGATTTGCGTTTCTACGACCAGCAATAAGGTGAAGTTGAACCGCTGGAATAACGGACTCGTTATCGTAGAAATGTTGCCACCCATCGATACCCGCGCATATACCAAAGAGCAGGTTCGCGAGCTGGCTGCACATTGCCATGATGTGATGGCTGCCAAGATTGCGGAACTGGATGCGGAAGTCGCGGCGCGCGAAGCAGCAGACAAAAAATAA